One stretch of Rosistilla oblonga DNA includes these proteins:
- a CDS encoding aminotransferase class I/II-fold pyridoxal phosphate-dependent enzyme, which translates to MSVKSSLERLKMQIRREGSDSEENNATKKTSKPRGEVKASPAFYQFDKFPEYKEFTTMEWYLDKEKYPRTQFLKRLSVSDATVNLEGREMINYSTYNYLGLAGDARVKEAAKRAVDTFGTSTGSGRSITGEIDLHRAFEKEICEVLGTEDAVLSVGGYSTNTFAIGYLCRNKDLIVYDELIHNSALAGCKMTAARRIGFPHNDYEALEALLAANRGKFERVLILVEGVYSMDGDIPDLPRLIDIKRRYKALLMVDEAHSFGIIGPNGLGVTDYFDFDPHDVDIYFGSLSKSFGTCGGYIAGPNPLIAMLKYFAPGVLLYGAAPTPANTAAGLESLRIMRAEPERARRLVDNARHFIQRAKAAGLDTYNSHDSAVVPLMCRDSELALWLSMALFGQGICAYPMLHPIVPRDKSRLRFFINTFHTHEQLDYTIQCIVDNLRVAPKSKGVF; encoded by the coding sequence ATGAGCGTTAAATCGAGCCTCGAGCGATTGAAGATGCAGATCCGGCGGGAGGGTTCCGATTCGGAAGAGAATAACGCCACGAAGAAAACGTCCAAACCACGCGGCGAAGTGAAAGCGTCGCCGGCGTTCTACCAATTCGACAAGTTTCCCGAATACAAAGAATTCACCACGATGGAGTGGTACCTGGATAAAGAGAAATATCCACGCACCCAGTTCCTCAAGCGGCTGTCGGTTTCCGATGCGACAGTGAATCTCGAAGGTCGCGAGATGATCAACTATTCGACCTACAACTACCTCGGGCTGGCCGGTGACGCCCGCGTCAAAGAGGCGGCCAAACGAGCGGTCGACACCTTTGGAACCAGCACCGGTTCGGGGCGTTCGATCACCGGCGAGATAGACTTGCACCGTGCGTTTGAAAAAGAGATCTGCGAAGTCTTGGGGACCGAAGATGCCGTGCTGTCGGTCGGCGGATACAGCACCAACACGTTTGCCATCGGTTATCTGTGTCGCAACAAAGACTTAATCGTCTACGACGAACTGATCCACAATTCGGCGCTGGCCGGATGCAAGATGACCGCCGCGCGACGAATCGGTTTCCCACACAACGACTACGAAGCGTTGGAGGCTCTGCTAGCTGCGAACCGCGGTAAATTTGAACGCGTGTTGATCCTGGTCGAAGGGGTCTACAGCATGGATGGCGACATCCCCGACCTGCCTCGGTTGATCGATATCAAGCGAAGGTACAAGGCGTTGTTGATGGTCGACGAAGCGCATTCCTTTGGAATCATCGGCCCCAACGGTTTGGGCGTCACCGATTACTTCGACTTCGATCCGCACGACGTCGACATCTACTTTGGTTCGCTGAGTAAATCGTTTGGAACGTGCGGAGGCTACATCGCAGGTCCCAATCCGCTGATCGCGATGCTCAAATATTTCGCTCCTGGCGTGTTGTTATACGGCGCCGCGCCGACCCCCGCCAACACCGCGGCGGGGCTGGAATCGCTGCGGATCATGCGGGCCGAACCCGAGCGGGCGCGGCGGCTTGTCGACAACGCCCGTCACTTTATCCAGCGGGCCAAAGCAGCGGGGCTAGACACTTACAACAGCCACGATTCGGCGGTGGTTCCGTTGATGTGTCGCGATTCTGAACTGGCGTTATGGCTTTCGATGGCGTTGTTTGGACAAGGGATCTGCGCCTACCCGATGCTGCATCCGATCGTCCCTCGCGACAAATCACGCCTGCGATTTTTCATCAACACGTTTCACACGCACGAACAACTCGATTACACGATCCAGTGCATCGTCGACAATTTGCGAGTCGCACCGAAGTCGAAGGGGGTGTTCTAG
- a CDS encoding MDR family NADPH-dependent oxidoreductase — translation MKQIRFEKFGPPSQVAKCVTVAAVGEPSAWEVVVDIEAFPINPADLATLAGRYGSLPKLPAAIGMEAVGRVARCGEAVKDLQVGDRVMVTANNNWAQQRKVPATAVHKLPADGDLHQFALMKVNPATALLLLEHDGQLKSKDWLIQNAPLSSVGRCIMQIARVQGLRTINVVRRPESIDHVKRFGGDVAVVDGPQLEQRVREAIKNQPLRLGLDAVAGASTSRLAACLSEGGTVVNYGMLSGEECCVGGDQLIFRGIRLEGFWLSKRLNRMTLPQRTALYDAISEMIAGKTLQFEVDSSFAMDEIAAALARAEEPGRSGKVIVSVAGQSA, via the coding sequence ATGAAACAGATTCGATTTGAAAAGTTTGGCCCGCCAAGCCAAGTCGCCAAATGCGTGACCGTCGCTGCAGTGGGCGAACCGTCGGCGTGGGAGGTGGTTGTCGACATCGAAGCGTTCCCGATCAACCCTGCCGATCTGGCGACGTTGGCCGGCCGCTACGGATCGCTCCCCAAATTGCCCGCCGCGATCGGGATGGAAGCTGTCGGACGCGTGGCGCGGTGCGGCGAAGCTGTCAAAGATTTGCAAGTCGGCGACCGCGTGATGGTGACCGCCAACAACAACTGGGCTCAACAGCGGAAGGTCCCCGCCACGGCGGTGCACAAATTGCCTGCCGACGGGGATCTGCATCAGTTTGCGTTGATGAAAGTGAATCCGGCGACGGCGCTGCTGTTGTTGGAACACGATGGTCAATTGAAGTCCAAGGATTGGTTGATTCAGAACGCGCCGCTATCGAGCGTCGGTCGCTGCATCATGCAGATCGCACGGGTCCAAGGTCTGCGGACGATCAATGTCGTGCGACGCCCCGAATCGATCGACCACGTCAAACGTTTCGGTGGCGATGTCGCGGTTGTCGACGGGCCCCAGTTGGAACAACGCGTCCGCGAAGCGATCAAGAACCAACCCTTGCGACTGGGGCTCGATGCCGTGGCCGGTGCAAGCACCAGTCGCTTGGCCGCGTGTCTCAGCGAGGGAGGAACTGTCGTCAATTATGGAATGTTGTCGGGCGAGGAGTGTTGCGTCGGCGGCGACCAGTTGATCTTTCGCGGCATCCGTCTGGAGGGCTTCTGGCTTTCCAAGCGTTTGAATCGCATGACCTTGCCACAGCGAACGGCACTCTATGACGCGATCAGCGAGATGATCGCGGGGAAGACGCTGCAATTCGAAGTCGATTCGTCCTTCGCGATGGATGAGATCGCCGCCGCGCTGGCTCGCGCCGAAGAACCGGGCCGCAGTGGCAAAGTGATCGTTTCGGTCGCCGGACAATCCGCCTGA
- a CDS encoding MBL fold metallo-hydrolase, translated as MQRTQRLPTSEEAAKSQHHADAAPTTVEAVRAIDGLAPEAGTARQVAEGVWWIRLPVAAGPGHVNVYALQDRDGIVLVDTGTNTPQTLQALTDALRVLESSYGTVRRVVVTHHHPDHIGLAGWFAERGAEIVATRGTLAVAHRMLHDKTLSRTPKEIDFAVLAGMKDLELAAFIRRPKRRYADAVAVLPEATSVIADGETLQIGKRLWTAIVGNGHAVDHLTLCANDGLVITGDQILPRMSTNLNVSADQPDLDPIAAWRETYGRIGEQIDNRSICLPGHHTPFTGIAIRSRQMIASQEAVASRVLEHLQRPRTAIDCLPAIYRRTLSLAERTLLFPEAVGYMNHLANRGEIVGLRRGKTMVWQKQRRPRGDTIRRDASPAISRPYNLSSEVDETR; from the coding sequence ATGCAAAGAACCCAACGTCTGCCGACATCCGAAGAAGCTGCCAAATCGCAGCACCATGCCGACGCTGCGCCCACGACGGTGGAAGCAGTTCGCGCGATCGACGGTCTCGCTCCCGAAGCGGGAACCGCGCGGCAAGTCGCCGAAGGCGTCTGGTGGATCCGTCTGCCCGTTGCTGCTGGACCGGGGCATGTCAATGTCTATGCATTGCAAGATCGCGATGGCATCGTGTTGGTCGACACCGGCACCAATACGCCGCAAACGCTGCAGGCTTTGACCGACGCACTTCGCGTTTTGGAATCAAGCTACGGCACGGTCCGCCGCGTTGTGGTGACACACCACCATCCCGATCACATCGGACTGGCGGGCTGGTTCGCCGAGCGCGGAGCCGAGATCGTGGCGACGCGAGGCACCCTCGCCGTGGCGCATCGCATGCTGCACGACAAGACGCTGTCGCGGACGCCCAAAGAGATCGATTTTGCAGTCCTCGCTGGCATGAAGGATTTGGAATTGGCTGCCTTCATCCGTCGTCCCAAGCGACGGTACGCCGATGCGGTGGCCGTGCTGCCCGAAGCAACCAGCGTCATCGCCGACGGGGAAACACTGCAGATTGGAAAGCGGCTCTGGACAGCAATCGTTGGCAACGGGCACGCGGTCGACCATCTGACGCTCTGTGCCAACGATGGGTTGGTGATCACCGGAGATCAGATCTTGCCTCGCATGTCGACGAACCTGAACGTTTCGGCGGACCAACCCGACCTGGATCCAATTGCCGCCTGGCGAGAGACCTACGGCCGGATCGGGGAACAGATCGACAACCGATCGATCTGTCTGCCCGGCCACCATACTCCGTTCACAGGAATCGCGATTCGATCTCGGCAGATGATCGCCAGCCAAGAGGCGGTCGCGTCCCGGGTGCTGGAACATCTGCAGCGTCCTCGGACGGCGATCGATTGTTTGCCGGCGATCTATCGACGGACGTTGAGCCTTGCAGAACGAACGCTGCTGTTTCCCGAAGCGGTTGGCTACATGAACCATCTGGCCAACCGTGGCGAAATCGTTGGCCTGCGGCGTGGCAAAACGATGGTCTGGCAAAAACAGCGTCGCCCACGCGGCGATACGATCCGGCGCGATGCCTCACCGGCAATCTCGCGCCCCTACAACTTATCTTCCGAGGTCGATGAAACCCGATGA
- a CDS encoding type I polyketide synthase, whose amino-acid sequence MTDQPLAVVGMACRFPKGLDSITQLWEALKTRFNAIDTIPADRWDVDRYYSSNPVSKGKAYIRRGGFLHQDPTTFDASFFGISPREAENMDPQQRLMLEIVWEAFENAGIPLPDQAGKSIGVYVGGFMLDHMITQISSRNRSQINQHSAAGMMMTMLSNRISHTYDLRGPSLSIDTACSSSLVAFHYACQDLWRGTAQMAIVGGVNVMMRPEYPMGMCKGHFLSRDGESKSFDARGDGYGRGEGAGVVLLKPLEHALRDGDEILSTVIGSGTNQDGCTAGISMPSGAAQRALIQSVCQRYQIHPLQIKYVECHGTGTAIGDPTECQAIGEIYGQGRHGEDRVVIGSIKSNTGHMEACAGIAGVIKGVLTTLYRQAAPLANLQTPNEAIEFEKLGLRLADDLIPLGRGDEPICVAVNSFGYGGSNAHVILQSAPAHHAQPNFAKHHCNGKSHANGHPQGNGSAHCNGNGNGKPLDGGALLSGNASLNPHELPLMLPVSARSTEALRANAGNLESCLANEGELHDVLYTAARRRAHLAQRAVVIGSDRNELRQGLRSLAEGQDSPHVVVDSQPFQGRRECVFVFTGMGPQWWGMGQQLYRKSDFYRQAVEQADMLFQEIAGFSILTEMLKGESSSRISRTQYAQPANLLIQIGLLEMLEDAGVTPAACVGHSVGELGSAYAAGVLSLEDVLTVSFHRSQLQATTAGTGSMLAVGLGKQEALQRIAGIGDLVSLAAVNGTNTVTLAGDTDTLTELSRQFTAADIFNKMLTVEVPYHSPLMDPLMAALERRLSGLQTSAAKIPLYSTVTGRLVTEASFDASYWPLNIRQPVEFADAVDSILDDGYNTFFEVGPHPVLSSALRDCIHAAGKECRLVHTLHRKQPEIQSVHRAIAGVFAAGCEYEWSRLYRTGKLVSLPNYAWQRERLWLENDRAAQDRINPIIHPILGTQEALSAPVWRNDFDHEAVAYLRDHIVAGIPVLPAAAYIESLLELAAIQFPDAAKLAIRDLQIAAPMIIAPDRGLDFTTTYDASRQSAQIRSLENGRLGTGQVHVTASIAPLPASETKALDLPDLLAKLDKPADVDSFYRELRQVGLMYGPYFQAVKELRIDRTDRRVLARIEIDDTLREHPAKYKMHPTLLDGCFQTLMSLLVHSETTYLPTQIGELCLYVDSLPDTIWCLGKMTSQTDRQITCDLTLCDDQGQVVGVVRSLVATAANRPQRTDQFGDVVKRQILDYQWRIADTLDEPRRLGHWLVVGASNDVAQQVSMQIENYGAMISGRVEFGDAFVDDGGLFCIRPDSVDDARQVLNRCGELDGVVFFNSLDVMVAQQDPTGEQSIAALVTLTQAMLEIEPAGRPRAYVVTQSAFAVDEEDGRVEPRQTAVNGFVRVAANELEGFQFTSVDLPASTDHATCDAVALELLCDAVEDEVAIRNLARWTSELLESPCLDDDRIEYRIPGDQHPIQIRPLRPDTEQVGTVRILAAPQPAIGPRDVRVRVEKSLLPLNLVLDQSADHIEQPLIEIVGTILEAGSEVDDLCAGMQVCGFAPADLASQLSGRRDHFHLVEIPSTDHAPQLVANLGILVQAQCALHGIDLESGDAALVDTSPMSLAVAELLAARGVRVSVVTQDAAVAEQNLPSNYNIVPACPESLHNAVQQETGGRGFAVLVAGMQSWLTSFDLRVIAAGGAVIDTDDIPQAFSLPTTIASIARTDLAVLAAKPGRLRAALEHVVGELLEIESPECSALEVSVADVAWQVLPLRETKTQVVISYDTRGQDLPIVQRDDLRLRTDATYLITGGFGGFGRKTARWLIEQGARHLVLTGRAGADDDDKKAFVQELESLGATVQDAACDTSDFGQVQSLLGTIQNQMPPLKGVFHSAAVIMDQAIADINLPALQSVLRSKALGAWNLHRATEDLDLDHFVLYSSLANQVGNSRQAAYCAANGFLNGLAHHRKAIGLPATSVCWGAISDVGVVARDEKLELFLRYVGLRGLPSAEALGLLRQGLARDVTQFGMVLITSWADWARFETLGGKSPRFAALIEADSAPQDNALRDQLIEELAGLSDADQIDLVAGLIREIVGVVLKSDPEAIAVDRPVSELGVDSLMATEIQQMFDSQLGLKVSVLELVGEATIRSLAVGSLASLGTATSLPSKSDSRPAASPDPTAAAPV is encoded by the coding sequence ATGACCGATCAACCGCTTGCAGTCGTAGGGATGGCCTGCCGATTTCCGAAGGGACTCGATAGTATCACGCAACTCTGGGAAGCCCTGAAAACGAGATTCAACGCAATCGATACGATCCCGGCGGACCGTTGGGATGTCGATCGATATTATTCGTCCAATCCAGTCTCCAAAGGGAAGGCGTACATCCGTCGTGGTGGATTTCTCCATCAAGATCCAACGACCTTTGACGCTTCGTTTTTTGGGATCTCGCCGCGCGAAGCGGAGAACATGGACCCGCAGCAACGCCTGATGTTGGAGATCGTTTGGGAAGCGTTCGAAAACGCGGGGATTCCGCTGCCCGACCAAGCGGGCAAATCGATCGGTGTCTACGTCGGCGGTTTCATGTTGGACCACATGATCACGCAGATATCGTCGCGAAATCGTTCGCAGATCAACCAGCACAGCGCCGCCGGGATGATGATGACGATGCTCTCCAACCGCATCTCGCACACCTACGATCTCCGCGGCCCGAGTCTATCGATCGACACCGCCTGCTCGTCGTCATTGGTCGCGTTCCACTATGCCTGCCAAGATCTCTGGCGTGGAACGGCGCAGATGGCGATCGTCGGGGGTGTGAATGTGATGATGCGTCCCGAATATCCGATGGGGATGTGCAAGGGGCACTTCTTGTCGCGCGATGGAGAATCGAAATCGTTCGACGCTCGCGGCGATGGCTATGGACGTGGGGAAGGAGCGGGCGTTGTGCTGCTGAAGCCGTTGGAACACGCGCTCCGCGATGGAGACGAAATCCTCTCGACAGTGATCGGATCGGGAACCAATCAAGACGGCTGCACGGCGGGGATCTCGATGCCCAGCGGCGCTGCCCAACGCGCGTTGATCCAGTCGGTTTGCCAGCGTTACCAGATCCATCCACTGCAGATCAAATATGTCGAATGCCACGGCACCGGGACCGCGATCGGCGATCCTACCGAATGCCAGGCGATCGGCGAAATCTATGGTCAAGGCCGCCATGGCGAAGACCGCGTCGTGATCGGTTCGATCAAAAGCAACACCGGACATATGGAAGCTTGCGCGGGGATCGCCGGCGTGATCAAAGGCGTGCTGACGACGCTCTATCGCCAAGCCGCTCCGCTAGCCAATTTACAAACGCCCAACGAAGCGATCGAGTTCGAAAAACTGGGGCTCCGTCTGGCGGACGATCTGATTCCATTGGGCCGCGGCGACGAACCAATCTGCGTCGCTGTGAATTCGTTTGGCTACGGCGGTTCCAACGCGCACGTGATCTTGCAATCGGCACCGGCTCACCACGCCCAGCCAAATTTTGCAAAACATCATTGCAATGGAAAGTCGCACGCAAACGGGCATCCGCAGGGCAACGGATCGGCCCATTGCAACGGCAATGGTAATGGAAAGCCGCTCGATGGGGGCGCTTTGCTTTCGGGAAATGCGAGTCTCAATCCACACGAACTGCCGCTGATGTTGCCGGTCAGTGCGCGTAGCACGGAAGCCTTAAGAGCTAACGCAGGGAACCTCGAATCCTGTTTGGCAAATGAGGGAGAATTGCACGATGTGTTGTACACCGCCGCTCGGCGACGGGCGCATCTTGCCCAGCGGGCCGTTGTGATCGGCAGCGATCGCAACGAATTGCGGCAAGGGCTTCGCTCGCTCGCCGAAGGTCAGGACTCACCGCATGTCGTCGTCGATTCGCAGCCCTTCCAAGGACGTCGCGAGTGTGTCTTTGTCTTTACAGGGATGGGGCCGCAGTGGTGGGGGATGGGGCAGCAGCTCTATCGCAAATCGGACTTCTACCGGCAAGCGGTCGAGCAAGCCGACATGCTCTTCCAAGAGATCGCGGGCTTTTCGATCCTGACCGAAATGCTCAAGGGCGAATCGAGTTCGCGGATCTCGCGAACCCAATATGCTCAACCAGCGAACCTGTTGATCCAAATCGGGCTGTTGGAAATGTTGGAAGACGCTGGCGTCACGCCCGCCGCCTGTGTCGGCCATTCGGTTGGTGAACTCGGTTCGGCCTATGCCGCGGGCGTGCTTAGTCTCGAAGATGTCTTGACCGTCAGTTTTCATCGCAGCCAATTGCAAGCGACGACGGCCGGAACCGGTTCGATGCTGGCGGTCGGGCTTGGCAAACAGGAAGCGTTGCAGCGAATCGCTGGAATTGGCGATCTCGTTTCACTGGCAGCTGTTAATGGAACCAACACCGTGACGTTGGCGGGGGACACCGACACGCTGACCGAACTGTCGCGTCAATTTACGGCGGCCGACATCTTCAACAAAATGTTGACCGTTGAAGTTCCCTACCACAGCCCGTTGATGGATCCATTGATGGCAGCGTTGGAACGCCGGCTGTCCGGTTTGCAGACAAGCGCTGCCAAGATCCCGCTCTATTCGACAGTCACCGGTCGCTTGGTGACCGAGGCTTCGTTCGACGCGTCGTATTGGCCGCTGAACATCCGCCAGCCCGTCGAATTTGCCGATGCGGTCGATTCGATTTTGGACGACGGATACAACACTTTTTTTGAAGTCGGTCCGCACCCCGTGCTGTCGTCGGCGCTCCGTGATTGCATCCACGCCGCGGGGAAGGAATGTCGGTTGGTGCACACGTTGCATCGCAAGCAGCCCGAAATCCAAAGCGTTCACCGCGCCATCGCGGGCGTTTTTGCTGCCGGATGCGAATACGAATGGTCCCGCCTGTATCGCACCGGAAAACTGGTTTCGTTGCCCAATTACGCCTGGCAACGCGAGCGATTGTGGTTGGAAAACGACCGCGCCGCGCAGGACCGCATAAACCCGATCATCCATCCCATTTTGGGAACCCAAGAAGCGCTCTCGGCTCCCGTTTGGCGGAACGACTTCGACCACGAAGCCGTTGCCTACTTGAGAGATCACATCGTCGCCGGCATCCCCGTGTTGCCAGCGGCTGCCTACATCGAATCGCTGCTGGAACTGGCGGCGATCCAGTTCCCCGACGCGGCGAAGTTGGCGATTCGCGATTTGCAGATCGCGGCGCCGATGATCATCGCTCCCGACCGTGGACTCGATTTCACAACCACCTACGACGCGTCCCGACAATCCGCCCAGATCCGCAGCTTGGAAAATGGACGCCTCGGCACGGGGCAGGTCCATGTCACCGCGTCGATCGCTCCGCTTCCCGCTTCCGAAACGAAGGCGCTCGATCTGCCCGACCTGCTTGCGAAGTTAGACAAGCCTGCGGATGTCGATTCGTTTTACAGGGAACTGCGGCAGGTCGGATTGATGTATGGCCCCTATTTCCAAGCGGTCAAAGAGCTCCGCATCGATCGAACCGATCGTCGGGTGCTGGCGCGGATCGAAATCGACGACACGCTACGCGAACATCCTGCCAAATACAAAATGCACCCGACGCTGTTGGATGGTTGTTTCCAAACGTTGATGTCGCTGTTAGTCCATTCGGAGACAACCTATCTACCGACACAGATCGGTGAACTCTGCCTGTATGTCGATTCGCTGCCCGACACGATTTGGTGCCTCGGCAAAATGACGAGCCAAACCGATCGGCAGATCACTTGCGACCTGACTCTTTGCGACGACCAGGGGCAGGTTGTCGGCGTGGTCCGTTCGCTGGTAGCGACCGCCGCCAACCGGCCTCAACGGACCGACCAGTTCGGCGACGTCGTCAAGCGACAGATCCTCGACTACCAATGGAGAATCGCCGACACGCTCGACGAGCCACGGCGACTGGGGCATTGGTTGGTGGTGGGAGCTTCCAACGATGTGGCCCAACAGGTTTCGATGCAGATCGAAAACTATGGCGCGATGATTTCGGGAAGAGTCGAATTTGGCGACGCCTTTGTCGACGACGGCGGCCTGTTTTGTATCCGTCCCGATTCGGTCGACGATGCACGGCAGGTCCTGAACCGCTGTGGCGAACTCGATGGCGTCGTCTTCTTCAACAGCCTCGATGTGATGGTTGCCCAGCAGGATCCGACGGGCGAACAATCGATCGCAGCGCTCGTTACGCTGACACAGGCGATGCTGGAGATCGAACCGGCGGGGCGGCCGCGAGCCTATGTTGTCACTCAATCGGCGTTTGCTGTCGATGAAGAGGATGGCCGAGTCGAACCGCGTCAGACGGCTGTGAACGGATTCGTTCGCGTCGCCGCCAATGAACTCGAAGGCTTCCAGTTCACGTCGGTCGATCTACCGGCATCGACCGATCACGCGACCTGTGACGCCGTCGCGTTGGAATTGTTGTGCGATGCCGTGGAAGACGAAGTTGCGATTCGCAATCTGGCCCGTTGGACCAGCGAGTTGCTGGAATCGCCTTGCCTCGATGATGATCGAATCGAATATCGAATCCCCGGCGATCAGCATCCGATTCAGATCCGACCGTTGCGCCCCGATACCGAACAGGTCGGAACCGTCCGAATTCTGGCCGCTCCCCAACCGGCGATCGGTCCCCGCGACGTGCGGGTTCGCGTGGAAAAATCGCTGCTGCCACTAAATTTGGTTTTGGATCAATCGGCGGATCACATCGAACAACCGCTGATCGAAATCGTCGGGACGATTCTCGAAGCGGGAAGCGAGGTCGACGATTTATGTGCGGGGATGCAGGTCTGCGGGTTTGCGCCCGCCGATCTCGCCAGCCAGCTATCCGGTCGCCGCGATCACTTTCATCTGGTCGAAATTCCATCGACGGACCATGCACCCCAGTTGGTTGCCAACCTTGGGATCCTCGTTCAAGCCCAATGTGCTCTGCATGGGATCGATCTCGAATCGGGCGACGCGGCGCTCGTCGATACAAGCCCGATGTCGCTGGCTGTTGCTGAATTGCTCGCCGCCCGCGGCGTTCGCGTCTCGGTGGTGACACAAGATGCAGCGGTCGCCGAGCAAAATCTGCCGTCGAATTACAACATCGTCCCCGCTTGTCCGGAGAGCCTTCATAACGCGGTGCAGCAGGAGACGGGAGGGCGTGGTTTTGCGGTGCTGGTCGCGGGGATGCAGTCTTGGCTGACATCGTTCGATCTGCGTGTGATCGCCGCAGGAGGGGCGGTGATCGATACCGACGACATACCTCAAGCGTTCTCCTTGCCGACGACGATCGCCTCGATTGCCCGAACCGATCTGGCCGTCTTGGCAGCCAAACCGGGACGGCTTCGCGCGGCGTTGGAGCACGTTGTCGGCGAGCTGCTGGAAATCGAATCGCCCGAGTGTTCGGCGTTAGAAGTTTCGGTGGCCGATGTCGCTTGGCAAGTTCTGCCGCTGCGTGAAACCAAAACGCAAGTCGTGATCTCCTACGACACCCGCGGCCAAGATCTGCCGATTGTGCAACGCGACGATCTGCGTTTGCGGACCGACGCAACCTATCTGATCACTGGCGGATTTGGGGGCTTCGGCCGCAAGACCGCTCGCTGGTTGATCGAACAAGGCGCCCGGCATCTCGTTCTGACCGGCCGCGCCGGCGCCGACGATGACGACAAAAAGGCGTTCGTTCAGGAACTCGAAAGCCTCGGCGCAACGGTTCAGGATGCGGCGTGCGATACGTCCGACTTTGGCCAGGTTCAGTCGCTGTTAGGCACGATCCAAAACCAGATGCCTCCGTTGAAGGGAGTCTTCCATTCGGCGGCGGTGATCATGGATCAAGCGATAGCCGACATCAATCTTCCCGCCCTGCAAAGCGTGCTGCGCAGCAAGGCCCTGGGGGCGTGGAACCTGCACCGCGCTACCGAGGATCTCGACCTCGATCACTTTGTCCTCTATTCCTCGCTGGCCAATCAAGTCGGCAACAGCCGGCAAGCTGCCTATTGTGCGGCCAACGGTTTCCTGAACGGTTTGGCTCATCATCGCAAGGCGATCGGACTGCCGGCGACAAGCGTCTGCTGGGGAGCGATCTCGGATGTCGGCGTCGTCGCTCGAGATGAAAAACTGGAGCTGTTCCTGCGGTATGTCGGTCTGCGTGGGCTGCCATCGGCCGAGGCGTTGGGCTTGCTGCGGCAGGGGCTCGCTCGCGACGTGACGCAGTTCGGCATGGTCTTGATCACCTCCTGGGCCGATTGGGCGCGGTTCGAAACCTTGGGGGGCAAGTCGCCTCGCTTTGCCGCGTTGATCGAAGCCGATTCGGCACCGCAAGACAACGCCTTGCGCGATCAATTGATCGAAGAACTCGCGGGGCTCAGCGACGCCGACCAGATCGATCTGGTTGCCGGCCTGATTCGCGAGATCGTTGGCGTCGTCCTCAAGTCGGATCCCGAAGCGATCGCCGTGGATCGGCCGGTCAGCGAATTGGGAGTCGATTCGTTGATGGCGACCGAGATCCAACAAATGTTCGATAGCCAGCTGGGATTAAAGGTATCGGTGCTCGAATTGGTCGGCGAAGCCACGATCCGATCGCTGGCCGTCGGCTCGCTCGCCTCCCTTGGAACGGCAACCTCGCTGCCAAGCAAGTCGGACAGTCGACCGGCAGCGTCGCCAGATCCCACGGCGGCCGCCCCTGTGTAA